GGGATCATGCGCGATTGTGCCCTACGTGGGATCCGCTGCATCCTCATTGAACGAGATGACCTGGCGTCCGGCACCACCGGACGCAACCACGGCCTGCTTCACTCCGGTGCTCGCTATGCGGTCACCGATCAGGAGTCGGCCCGCGAGTGCATTCAGGAAAACCGGATCCTGAAAAAAATCGCCCGCCACTGTGTCGAAGACACTCAGGGGCTGTTCATTTCATTGCCGGAAGACGACCTGGATTTCCAGGCGCAGTTCATCATAGCCTGCCGACAAGCGGACATCGATGTTGAACAGCTCGATCCGCAACAGGCGCTGGCACTGGAACCCAATTGTAATCCGGCGCTGATTGGTGCGGTCAAAGTGCCGGACGGCACGCTGGACCCATTTCGACTGGCTGCCGCCAATATGCTCGATGCCACCGAGCACGGGGCACGCCTGATGAACCACACTCAGGTCACCGGCCTGATCCGCGACGGCGATACCGTCAAAGGGGTCAATTGCCTTAACCTGCGTACCGGCGAGCATATCGCGATCTACGCTAAGCAGGTGATCAACGCCGCCGGGATCTGGGGACAACAGATCTGCGAATACGGCGATTTGTCGCTCAAGATGTTCCCGGCCAAAGGATCGCTGCTGATCCTCGACTACCGGATCAACAACCGGGTGATCAACCGCTGCCGGAAACCGTCCGATGCCGATATTCTGGTGCCGGGCGATACCATCTCGTTGATCGGCACTACATCCGAGCGCATTGATTACGCCGACATCGACAATCTTCAGGTCACGCCCGAAGAAATCGATATTCTGCTGGAAGAAGGCACCAAACTCGCGCCGATCATGGCCAATGCCCGGGTGCTACGGGCCTATGCCGGGGTCCGGCCGCTGGTCGCGGTCGATGGCGACAGCAGCGGGCGTAATATCAGCCGGGGCATCGTGCTGCTCGATCATGCCGAACGTGACGGCATGAATGGCCTGATCACCATCACCGGCGGCAAGCTAATGACCTACCGGATGATGGCGGAATGGGCCACCGATATGGTGGCGAAAAAGCTCGGCAACACCCAGCCCTGCACCACCCATCTGCAACCCCTGCCCGGTTCGGAACAACCGGCGGCCAAGCCAAAAACGACGGCTAGTCTGGCCAAGCCGGTGTATCAGTCAGCCATTTATCGCCACGGCGAACGGGCGCAACAGTTCCTGAAAAATGACAAACAGCGCCAGGCGGTGATCTGCGAATGCGAAATGGTGACCTGCGGCGAAGTCGAGTACGCCATCAAATCACTGGATGTTCACAATCTTGTTGATCTGCGCCGCCGGACCCGCGTCGGCATGGGCCCTTGCCAGGGTGAACTCTGCGCTTATCGCGCTGCCGGGCTGTTTACCGAATTCGGTTCAAATTCAGGCAACCAGGCCAGCCACCTGTTGCATGAGTTTCTGGAAGAGCGCTGGAAAGGGATCAAACCGGTGTTCTGGGGCGATGCCCTGCGCGAAAGCGAATTTACCTACTGGATCTATGAGGGGCTGTTCGGCCTCAGCGACTTGCCGGAGCACTCCCCCGTAACCGGTACTTGTGGTGAAGTGGCGCCGAACCACGACGGTATCAATCACAGCAATACCGGCAGCAATAACGCCAATCGTCCCCGCCCGCACTCAACCGAGGAGATAGCGCCATGAAATTTGACAGCATCATTATCGGCGGCGGTGTCGCTGGCCTCAGTTGTGCCATTCGCTGCGCCGAAGCGGGATTAAAAACGGCGGTGATTGCCGCCGGGCAAAGTGCACTGCACTTCTCTTCCGGCTCTATCGATCTGCTCAGTCAGTTGCCGGACGGCACCCGTGTCTCCCAGCCGTTCGCGGCCTTCGACGCTTTGCATCAGCAAAGTCCGGACCACCCCTACAGCCTACTGGGCAAAGACACCGTCTTTGAAGCGATCCAGTGGTATCGGGCCA
Above is a window of Photobacterium sp. TY1-4 DNA encoding:
- the glpA gene encoding anaerobic glycerol-3-phosphate dehydrogenase subunit A; the protein is MTRWFETEVVIIGGGATGTGIMRDCALRGIRCILIERDDLASGTTGRNHGLLHSGARYAVTDQESARECIQENRILKKIARHCVEDTQGLFISLPEDDLDFQAQFIIACRQADIDVEQLDPQQALALEPNCNPALIGAVKVPDGTLDPFRLAAANMLDATEHGARLMNHTQVTGLIRDGDTVKGVNCLNLRTGEHIAIYAKQVINAAGIWGQQICEYGDLSLKMFPAKGSLLILDYRINNRVINRCRKPSDADILVPGDTISLIGTTSERIDYADIDNLQVTPEEIDILLEEGTKLAPIMANARVLRAYAGVRPLVAVDGDSSGRNISRGIVLLDHAERDGMNGLITITGGKLMTYRMMAEWATDMVAKKLGNTQPCTTHLQPLPGSEQPAAKPKTTASLAKPVYQSAIYRHGERAQQFLKNDKQRQAVICECEMVTCGEVEYAIKSLDVHNLVDLRRRTRVGMGPCQGELCAYRAAGLFTEFGSNSGNQASHLLHEFLEERWKGIKPVFWGDALRESEFTYWIYEGLFGLSDLPEHSPVTGTCGEVAPNHDGINHSNTGSNNANRPRPHSTEEIAP